A section of the Streptomyces sp. SCL15-4 genome encodes:
- a CDS encoding GntR family transcriptional regulator, whose product MLLHWDTADTRPLHEQVAAAIRRAIAEGECRAGDRLPSARDLSTALDINVNTVLRGLRQLRDEGLLEFRRGRGITVAEGAARRSGMQLRVRELVAEASRLGYSRTDLIDMIRGLA is encoded by the coding sequence ATGCTGCTTCACTGGGACACGGCCGACACCCGACCGCTGCACGAACAGGTCGCCGCGGCGATCCGGCGGGCCATTGCCGAGGGCGAATGCCGCGCGGGCGACCGGCTGCCCTCCGCCCGCGATCTCTCCACGGCCCTGGACATCAACGTCAACACCGTCCTGCGCGGCCTGCGCCAGCTGCGGGACGAGGGCCTGCTGGAGTTCCGGCGCGGCCGGGGCATCACCGTCGCCGAGGGAGCCGCCCGGCGCTCCGGGATGCAGCTCAGGGTGCGCGAGCTGGTCGCGGAGGCGTCCCGGCTGGGCTACAGCCGCACCGATCTCATCGACATGATCCGGGGGCTGGCATGA
- a CDS encoding LURP-one-related/scramblase family protein yields MRFLVRDRILGIGDDWWIEDEHGRKVYLVDGKAMRLRDTFELKDTEGRVLIDIHQKMFALRDTMVIERDGEALARIRRKRLSLLRNHYRVALVDGTELDVSGKILDREFAVEYDGELLAVISRRLLSVRDTYGVDVVREDADPALVIAVAVCVIHLAEKEREED; encoded by the coding sequence ATGAGATTCCTCGTACGCGACCGGATCCTCGGCATCGGTGACGACTGGTGGATCGAGGACGAGCACGGCCGGAAGGTCTACCTCGTCGACGGCAAGGCCATGCGGCTGCGGGACACCTTCGAGCTGAAGGACACCGAGGGGCGGGTCCTGATCGACATCCACCAGAAGATGTTCGCGCTGCGCGACACCATGGTGATCGAACGGGACGGCGAGGCGCTGGCCCGGATCCGGCGCAAGCGGCTGTCGCTGCTGCGCAACCACTACCGGGTCGCCCTGGTGGACGGCACCGAGCTGGACGTCAGCGGCAAGATCCTGGACCGGGAGTTCGCCGTCGAGTACGACGGCGAACTCCTCGCGGTCATCTCCCGCCGCCTGCTGTCCGTCCGCGACACCTACGGCGTGGACGTCGTCCGGGAGGACGCCGACCCGGCGCTGGTGATCGCGGTGGCGGTGTGCGTGATCCACCTCGCCGAGAAGGAGCGCGAGGAGGACTGA
- a CDS encoding Bro-N domain-containing protein, which translates to MNEPRKQSDAEGRRQAIDISDFVYAATGARVRRLTMPDGSHWFPAVDVCKELGHTNSRQALADHMPEEHRKTLETVSGAYGLSIPAGREWRRDLNLISLQGLVLLVNACTKPACTPFKLWVAEVVETVQREGSYTLDKAEVQPAEPGAPVAYAMPEQVAEAIVRLEAHNLRLDEELAKGQRESIELQKATLAVQQAMVRAMERIADRIDGLPLPRPALGTPLAAPPTTQTLLAGWRQRLSVTADVWTVAVVIAPILVEKGELREPLESIAARTGLSVHRVNECLRLLRKHACIRSRGGTANGAPVYVLNEG; encoded by the coding sequence ATGAACGAACCCAGGAAGCAGTCCGACGCCGAGGGACGGCGTCAGGCGATCGACATCAGCGACTTCGTGTACGCGGCGACCGGCGCCCGTGTCCGCCGGCTCACCATGCCGGACGGAAGCCATTGGTTTCCGGCGGTGGATGTCTGCAAGGAACTCGGTCACACCAACTCTCGGCAGGCTCTCGCCGACCACATGCCCGAAGAGCACCGAAAGACACTCGAGACCGTAAGTGGAGCTTACGGTCTCAGCATTCCCGCAGGTAGGGAGTGGCGTCGAGACCTGAATCTGATCTCTCTGCAAGGTCTCGTCCTGCTCGTCAACGCCTGCACCAAACCGGCCTGCACGCCCTTCAAACTGTGGGTCGCCGAAGTCGTCGAGACCGTCCAGCGCGAGGGTTCCTACACGCTCGACAAGGCGGAGGTGCAGCCGGCCGAACCGGGCGCGCCCGTCGCGTACGCCATGCCGGAACAGGTCGCGGAGGCCATCGTCCGGCTGGAGGCGCACAACCTCCGGCTGGACGAGGAGCTGGCGAAGGGGCAGCGCGAGTCGATCGAGCTGCAGAAGGCGACGCTGGCCGTGCAGCAGGCCATGGTGCGGGCGATGGAGCGGATCGCGGACCGCATCGACGGACTCCCTCTCCCGCGTCCCGCGCTCGGCACTCCCCTCGCGGCGCCGCCCACCACGCAGACCCTGCTGGCCGGCTGGCGGCAGCGGTTGTCGGTGACGGCGGACGTGTGGACGGTGGCCGTCGTCATCGCCCCGATCCTGGTCGAGAAGGGCGAGCTGCGCGAGCCGCTGGAGTCCATCGCGGCCCGTACCGGGCTGTCGGTGCACCGGGTCAACGAATGCCTCCGGCTGCTGCGCAAGCACGCCTGCATCCGCTCACGGGGCGGGACGGCGAACGGAGCGCCGGTGTACGTGCTCAACGAGGGCTGA
- a CDS encoding carbon-nitrogen family hydrolase produces the protein MRASLIQTAVDEREPVDSRRQRVAALVREQSGADLVVLPELWTTGAFAYEEFGREAEPLEGPTYETMAKAASDAGVWLHAGSIPERDPEGPLYNTSLVFSPSGELAAAYRKIHRFGFDKGEAVLMGAGRDLVTVRLPGTTIGVATCYDLRFPELFRSLVDAGAETLVIPAGWPERRRAHWTLLAQARAVENQAFVLACGTAGTHAGVPQAGHSIVVDPWGEVLAEAGSGEEVLTVDIDPAKVAATREQFPALKDRVLGLEPPRHRG, from the coding sequence GTGCGCGCCTCGCTGATCCAGACAGCCGTGGACGAGAGGGAGCCGGTCGACTCCCGGCGGCAGCGCGTGGCCGCGCTGGTGCGGGAGCAGAGCGGTGCCGACCTCGTCGTCCTTCCGGAGCTGTGGACCACCGGTGCCTTCGCCTACGAGGAGTTCGGCCGCGAGGCCGAGCCGCTCGAAGGGCCGACGTACGAGACGATGGCCAAGGCGGCGAGCGACGCGGGCGTGTGGCTGCACGCGGGCTCCATCCCGGAACGAGACCCTGAGGGCCCCCTCTACAACACCTCTCTCGTTTTCTCCCCCTCCGGTGAACTGGCCGCGGCCTACCGCAAGATCCACCGCTTCGGCTTCGACAAGGGCGAGGCCGTGCTGATGGGCGCGGGGCGGGACCTGGTGACGGTCCGGCTGCCCGGCACCACGATCGGCGTGGCCACCTGCTACGACCTCCGTTTCCCCGAACTCTTCCGCTCACTGGTCGACGCCGGTGCCGAGACGCTGGTGATCCCGGCGGGCTGGCCCGAGCGGCGACGCGCGCACTGGACGCTGCTGGCTCAGGCGCGGGCGGTGGAGAACCAGGCGTTCGTGCTCGCCTGTGGAACGGCCGGGACGCATGCCGGAGTTCCGCAGGCGGGTCACTCGATCGTGGTGGATCCGTGGGGCGAGGTGCTCGCGGAGGCCGGCTCCGGCGAGGAGGTCCTCACGGTCGACATCGACCCGGCGAAGGTGGCCGCGACCCGCGAGCAGTTCCCCGCCCTCAAGGACCGCGTCCTGGGCCTGGAGCCGCCCCGGCACCGGGGCTGA
- a CDS encoding MFS transporter produces MSATVRNAALPGDPPGGRRAVAVWSIGVAVYFVAVIFRTSLGVAGLDAADRFHVNASALSTFSILQLLVYAGMQIPVGLLVDRLGTKKVLSIGALLFTAGQLGFAFSPSYGTALASRALLGCGDAMTFISVLRLGTRWFPARRGPLVAQLAGLVGMAGNLVSTLVLARLLHGIGWTPAFAGSALAGAVVLVLTLLFLKDHPEGQEPAPPSRRGGAYVRGQIAAAWREPGTRLGLWVHFTTQFPAMVFLLLWGLPFLVQAQGLGRGTAGELLTLVVLSNMVIGLVYGQIVARHHAARLPLALGTVGATALVWAATLAYPGRHAPMWLLVTLCAVLGACGPASMLGFDFSRPANPPERQGTASGITNMGGFIASMTTLFAIGVLLDATGDDYTVAFGSVFVLQALGVSQILRLRGRAARRERERLISSRVETVHVPA; encoded by the coding sequence ATGAGCGCCACGGTGCGCAACGCCGCTCTTCCGGGCGATCCTCCGGGAGGCCGCCGGGCGGTCGCGGTGTGGTCCATAGGCGTGGCGGTCTACTTCGTCGCCGTCATCTTCCGTACGTCGCTGGGGGTGGCCGGTCTCGACGCGGCGGACCGTTTCCATGTCAACGCCTCCGCCCTGTCCACGTTCTCCATACTCCAGCTGCTGGTCTACGCGGGCATGCAGATACCCGTCGGCCTGCTGGTCGACCGGCTCGGCACCAAGAAGGTGCTGAGCATCGGCGCGCTGCTGTTCACCGCCGGACAGCTGGGCTTCGCCTTCTCCCCCTCCTACGGCACCGCGCTCGCCTCCCGGGCACTGCTGGGCTGCGGCGACGCGATGACCTTCATCAGCGTGCTGCGGCTGGGCACCCGCTGGTTCCCGGCCCGGCGCGGTCCGCTGGTCGCCCAGCTCGCGGGACTGGTCGGCATGGCGGGCAACCTGGTCTCCACCCTGGTCCTGGCCCGGCTGCTGCACGGCATCGGCTGGACCCCGGCGTTCGCGGGCAGCGCGCTGGCGGGCGCGGTCGTCCTGGTGCTGACCCTGCTGTTCCTCAAGGACCACCCCGAGGGCCAGGAACCGGCGCCGCCGTCGCGCCGGGGCGGGGCCTATGTGCGCGGGCAGATCGCCGCGGCCTGGCGGGAGCCGGGCACCCGGCTGGGCCTGTGGGTGCACTTCACCACCCAGTTCCCGGCGATGGTGTTCCTGCTGCTGTGGGGCCTGCCGTTCCTGGTCCAGGCGCAGGGCCTCGGCCGCGGCACGGCCGGTGAACTGCTCACCCTGGTCGTGCTGTCCAACATGGTGATCGGCCTGGTCTACGGCCAGATCGTCGCGCGGCACCACGCGGCGCGGCTGCCGCTGGCACTCGGCACGGTGGGCGCGACCGCGCTGGTGTGGGCGGCGACCCTGGCCTACCCGGGGCGGCACGCGCCGATGTGGCTGCTGGTGACGCTGTGCGCGGTGCTCGGCGCCTGCGGGCCGGCGTCCATGCTCGGCTTCGACTTCTCCCGGCCCGCCAACCCGCCGGAGCGGCAGGGCACGGCGTCCGGCATCACCAACATGGGCGGCTTCATCGCCTCCATGACCACGCTGTTCGCGATCGGCGTGCTGCTGGACGCGACCGGGGACGACTACACCGTGGCGTTTGGCTCCGTGTTCGTGCTGCAGGCGCTCGGAGTGAGCCAGATCCTGCGGCTGCGCGGGCGGGCGGCCCGGCGGGAGCGCGAGCGGTTGATCTCCAGCCGTGTGGAGACGGTGCACGTGCCCGCGTAG
- a CDS encoding GntR family transcriptional regulator: MRTAVEHSAPQSLKRPPAADRVYAHVKQGVLDRRYEGGTLLTEGELAEAVGVSRTPVREALLRLEVEGLLRLYPKKGALVLPVSAQEIADVVETRLLVEEHAARKAVPAPPGLLERLTELLERQKAQAAAGDLAAAAVTDRSFHAEIVRSGGNEILSRLYDQLRDRQLRMGVAVMHSHPDRIAKTLAEHEEILNALRAGDAEAAVGIVHRHVSWFSHLARGDVR; this comes from the coding sequence ATGAGAACGGCCGTCGAGCACTCCGCGCCCCAGTCCCTCAAGCGGCCACCCGCCGCCGACCGCGTGTACGCCCATGTCAAGCAGGGCGTGCTCGACCGTCGTTACGAGGGCGGAACCCTGCTCACCGAGGGCGAGCTGGCCGAGGCCGTGGGCGTCTCGCGCACGCCCGTCCGGGAGGCGCTGCTGCGGCTGGAGGTCGAGGGCCTGCTCCGCCTGTACCCGAAGAAGGGCGCCCTCGTCCTGCCGGTCTCCGCGCAGGAGATCGCCGACGTGGTGGAGACCCGGCTGCTGGTCGAGGAGCACGCGGCCCGCAAGGCCGTACCCGCCCCGCCGGGCCTGCTGGAGCGGCTGACCGAGCTGCTGGAGCGGCAGAAGGCGCAGGCGGCCGCCGGTGATCTGGCCGCGGCCGCGGTCACCGACCGCTCCTTCCACGCCGAGATCGTGCGCAGCGGGGGCAACGAGATCCTCTCCCGCCTCTACGACCAGCTGCGCGACCGGCAGCTGCGGATGGGCGTCGCCGTCATGCACTCCCACCCCGACCGGATCGCCAAGACGCTCGCCGAGCACGAGGAGATCCTGAACGCGCTGCGCGCCGGGGACGCCGAGGCGGCCGTCGGGATCGTGCACCGGCACGTGAGCTGGTTCTCGCATCTCGCGCGAGGTGACGTCCGATGA
- a CDS encoding maleylpyruvate isomerase family mycothiol-dependent enzyme, with product MSLHPTLQPYADAWTHSIEAISEMAQSLVEGEWNRRTPCPGWSVRDIVSHVIGMDCEMLGDPRPIHALPRDLFHVATEHQRYMEMQVDVRRHHTAPEMTAELEYTVIRRNRQLRGESRDPGTLVRGPLGKEITLEQSYRMRAFDVWVHEQDLRTALGRPGNLDSPGAYVTRDVLLDALPKVVARDADAPRSSAIVFDVHGPVEFLRTVRVDIQGRGTVETVPALGPAATLTLDWETYVRLACGRVSPEAVSDRVKTEGDQELAAAILRHFAVTP from the coding sequence GTGAGTCTGCATCCCACTCTCCAGCCCTACGCCGACGCCTGGACGCACTCCATCGAAGCGATATCCGAGATGGCGCAGTCGCTCGTCGAGGGCGAGTGGAACCGGCGGACCCCGTGCCCCGGCTGGTCGGTGCGCGACATCGTGTCCCATGTCATCGGCATGGACTGCGAGATGCTCGGCGACCCGCGCCCCATCCACGCCCTGCCGCGCGACCTCTTCCACGTCGCCACCGAGCACCAGCGCTACATGGAGATGCAGGTCGACGTCCGCCGCCACCACACCGCGCCGGAGATGACGGCCGAGCTGGAGTACACGGTCATCCGCCGCAACCGCCAGCTGCGGGGCGAGTCCCGGGACCCCGGCACCCTGGTGCGCGGCCCGCTCGGCAAGGAGATCACCCTGGAGCAGTCCTACCGTATGCGGGCGTTCGACGTGTGGGTGCACGAGCAGGACCTGCGCACGGCCCTCGGCCGGCCCGGCAACCTGGACTCGCCGGGCGCGTACGTCACCCGGGACGTGCTGCTGGACGCGCTGCCCAAGGTCGTCGCGCGGGACGCCGACGCCCCGCGCAGCTCGGCGATCGTGTTCGACGTGCACGGCCCGGTCGAGTTCCTGCGGACCGTCCGCGTCGACATCCAGGGCCGCGGCACGGTGGAGACCGTCCCCGCGCTCGGCCCCGCCGCCACGCTCACCCTCGACTGGGAGACCTATGTCCGCCTGGCCTGCGGCCGGGTCTCCCCGGAGGCGGTGTCCGACCGGGTGAAGACGGAGGGCGACCAGGAGCTGGCGGCGGCGATCCTGCGCCACTTCGCGGTCACGCCGTAG
- a CDS encoding NHL domain-containing thioredoxin family protein, whose product MTDSAPRRARVRAPELIGKGGWLNTGGRQYALSDLRGRIVVLDFWTFCCINCLHVLDELRELEEKHRDTLVVIGVHSPKFVHEADHRAVVDAVERYGVAHPVLDDPELATWKQYAVRAWPTLVVIDPEGYVVAQHAGEGHAHAIERLVEELEAEHAAKGTLRRGDGPYVPPEPEPTTLRFPGKALLLPSGNFLVSDTTRHQLVELAEDAETVVRRLGTGTRGFADGGPDQASFNEPQGLALLDDGSVVVADTVNHALRRLDPATGEVTTLAGTGRQWWQGSANSGPAREVDLSSPWDVAVFGGRVWIAMAGVHQLWTYDPEGRTVAVAAGTTNEGLVDGPGAEAWFAQPSGLAATADRLWLADSETSALRWVDTDGHVHTAVGTGLFDFGHRDGAAEQALFQHPLGVTALPDGSVAVADTYNHALRRYDPATGEVTTLATDLREPSDAVLVGEDIVVVESARHRLTRLRLPEEAVRVESVAHRTRRAATEVAPGRLSLDVIFQAPAGQKLDTRYGPSTRLLVSATPPELLLKGEGADTDLSRELELNPAVPEGVLHVSAMAASCDDDPANEYPACHVHQQDWGVPLRLTAGGTDRLPLVLAGMDEQ is encoded by the coding sequence ATGACCGACTCCGCACCCCGACGCGCCCGAGTACGCGCCCCCGAGCTGATCGGCAAGGGCGGCTGGCTGAACACGGGAGGCCGTCAGTACGCCCTCTCCGACCTGCGCGGACGCATAGTCGTCCTGGACTTCTGGACCTTCTGCTGCATCAACTGCCTGCACGTCCTGGACGAGCTGCGCGAGCTGGAGGAGAAGCACCGGGACACGCTCGTGGTGATCGGGGTGCACTCGCCGAAGTTCGTGCACGAGGCCGACCACCGGGCGGTCGTGGACGCCGTCGAGCGCTACGGCGTGGCGCACCCGGTCCTGGACGACCCGGAGCTGGCCACCTGGAAGCAGTACGCGGTGCGCGCCTGGCCCACCCTCGTGGTGATCGACCCCGAGGGCTACGTCGTCGCGCAGCACGCCGGCGAGGGCCACGCGCACGCCATCGAGCGGCTGGTCGAGGAGCTGGAGGCCGAGCACGCGGCGAAGGGCACCCTGCGCCGCGGCGACGGTCCCTACGTGCCGCCGGAGCCCGAGCCGACGACGCTGCGCTTCCCCGGCAAGGCGCTGCTGCTGCCGTCGGGGAACTTCCTGGTCAGCGACACCACCCGGCACCAGCTGGTGGAGCTGGCCGAGGACGCCGAGACGGTCGTGCGGCGGCTCGGCACCGGCACGCGCGGCTTCGCCGACGGCGGCCCGGACCAGGCGTCCTTCAACGAGCCGCAGGGCCTCGCCCTGCTGGACGACGGCTCGGTGGTGGTCGCCGACACCGTCAACCACGCCCTGCGCCGGCTGGACCCGGCCACCGGCGAGGTGACGACCCTGGCGGGCACCGGCAGGCAGTGGTGGCAGGGCTCGGCGAACTCCGGCCCGGCCCGCGAGGTGGACCTCTCCTCCCCGTGGGACGTGGCGGTCTTCGGCGGCAGGGTGTGGATCGCGATGGCGGGCGTCCACCAGCTGTGGACGTACGACCCGGAGGGCCGGACGGTCGCGGTGGCGGCCGGCACCACCAACGAGGGCCTGGTGGACGGCCCCGGCGCCGAGGCATGGTTCGCCCAGCCCTCCGGCCTCGCGGCCACCGCCGACCGGCTGTGGCTCGCCGACTCCGAGACGAGCGCCCTGCGCTGGGTGGACACCGACGGCCATGTGCACACCGCCGTCGGCACCGGCCTGTTCGACTTCGGCCACCGGGACGGCGCCGCGGAGCAGGCCCTCTTCCAGCACCCGCTGGGCGTCACCGCCCTGCCGGACGGCTCGGTCGCCGTCGCCGACACCTACAACCACGCCCTGCGCCGCTACGACCCCGCCACCGGCGAGGTCACCACGCTCGCCACCGACCTGCGCGAACCCAGCGACGCCGTCCTCGTCGGCGAGGACATCGTGGTGGTGGAGTCGGCCCGGCACCGGCTGACCCGGCTGCGGCTGCCCGAGGAGGCGGTGCGCGTGGAGTCGGTCGCCCACCGCACCCGGCGGGCGGCCACCGAGGTCGCGCCCGGCCGTCTGAGCCTGGACGTGATCTTCCAGGCCCCGGCGGGCCAGAAACTCGACACCCGCTACGGCCCCTCGACCCGTCTGCTGGTCTCCGCCACCCCGCCCGAGCTGCTGCTCAAGGGCGAAGGGGCCGACACCGACCTGTCCCGCGAGCTGGAACTGAACCCGGCCGTGCCCGAGGGCGTCCTGCACGTCTCCGCGATGGCCGCGTCGTGCGACGACGATCCGGCCAACGAGTACCCCGCCTGCCACGTGCACCAGCAGGACTGGGGCGTCCCGCTCCGTCTCACAGCGGGCGGGACGGACCGCCTGCCGCTCGTCCTGGCGGGCATGGACGAGCAGTAG
- a CDS encoding DUF1648 domain-containing protein, translating to MTGEGSGPAPRGRTTRWWPLGATAAVTAVLAGLPWAARHRLPGRLATHWSGGGTPDGSLPLWAASLVPAGVWLLVALTTGVRPRRTTAAAHPWRAIALAPTGAVLVGAQVSVVRVNLDHTDWHQARQPVLTVVLLGALAVAAGVTAWRLTPRPAAAPATAAPAPELPEGERLVWFSRTANPWLGLLAAVAALVAAVALIALAAGLAEPAALWPVCAVSAVTSLAGATFSSVRAKVSEAGLEVSFGPLHRPARRWAPAAIESARAEHRLPSQVGGWGYRVSGLGTTVMLRAGDCLVIRPRGRRSDFAVSVDDAERGAALLNALRARAHAD from the coding sequence ATGACGGGCGAGGGGAGCGGGCCGGCGCCCCGGGGCCGTACGACGCGCTGGTGGCCCCTCGGCGCGACGGCGGCCGTCACGGCCGTGCTCGCCGGGCTGCCGTGGGCCGCGCGGCACCGGCTCCCCGGCCGGCTGGCCACCCATTGGAGCGGCGGCGGCACCCCCGACGGCTCACTGCCCCTGTGGGCGGCCTCCCTGGTCCCGGCGGGCGTCTGGCTGCTGGTGGCCCTCACGACGGGCGTACGCCCGCGCCGCACCACAGCGGCCGCGCACCCCTGGCGGGCGATCGCGCTGGCACCCACCGGGGCGGTGCTCGTCGGCGCCCAGGTGTCCGTCGTCCGGGTGAACCTGGACCACACCGACTGGCACCAGGCCCGCCAGCCGGTCCTCACGGTGGTGCTGCTCGGAGCGCTGGCGGTGGCCGCCGGCGTGACCGCCTGGCGGCTCACCCCGCGGCCCGCCGCCGCGCCGGCCACCGCCGCGCCCGCGCCGGAACTGCCCGAAGGCGAACGGCTGGTGTGGTTCTCCCGCACGGCCAACCCCTGGCTGGGGCTGCTGGCGGCGGTGGCGGCCCTGGTGGCCGCCGTCGCGCTGATCGCCCTGGCCGCCGGGCTGGCGGAGCCCGCCGCGCTGTGGCCGGTGTGCGCGGTGTCCGCCGTCACGTCGCTCGCCGGCGCGACCTTCTCCTCGGTCCGGGCGAAGGTGTCGGAGGCGGGCCTGGAGGTGTCCTTCGGCCCGCTCCACCGGCCCGCCCGCCGCTGGGCACCGGCCGCCATCGAGTCCGCCCGCGCCGAGCACCGGCTGCCGTCCCAGGTCGGCGGCTGGGGCTACCGTGTCAGCGGCCTCGGCACGACGGTCATGCTCCGCGCCGGTGACTGCCTCGTCATACGGCCCCGGGGCCGCCGGAGCGACTTCGCGGTGAGCGTGGACGACGCGGAACGGGGCGCGGCCCTGCTGAACGCGCTCCGCGCCCGGGCCCACGCCGACTGA
- a CDS encoding D-alanyl-D-alanine carboxypeptidase family protein, whose product MITGIKGTSLRKAAVVTVTAGALAATGALTAAPAQAVTAPSIVAKGGYLMNNANSSTLYTKKADTRLATGSTTKIMTAKVVLAQKNLNLDSKVTIQKAYSDYVVKNNASQAHLIVGDKVTVRQLLYGLMLPSGCDAAYALADKYGSGTTRAARVKNFIGKMNTSAKNLGLKNTHFDSFDGIGNGKNYSTPRDLTKIASSAMKSSTFRTIVKTKSYTAKTQTKSGGTRTMAPWKNTNGLLSSYSGTIGVKTGSGPEAKYCLVFAATRHGKTVIGTVLASSSIPNREADAKKLLNYGFARLG is encoded by the coding sequence TTGATTACCGGCATTAAGGGCACCAGTCTTCGCAAAGCCGCCGTCGTCACCGTCACCGCCGGCGCGCTGGCCGCCACCGGTGCCCTCACCGCGGCGCCCGCACAGGCCGTCACCGCGCCCTCGATCGTGGCCAAGGGCGGGTACCTGATGAACAACGCCAACAGCTCGACGCTGTACACGAAGAAGGCGGACACCCGGCTGGCCACCGGCTCCACCACCAAGATCATGACCGCCAAGGTCGTGCTCGCGCAGAAGAACCTCAACCTGGACTCCAAGGTCACGATCCAGAAGGCGTACAGCGACTACGTCGTCAAGAACAACGCCTCCCAGGCCCACCTGATCGTCGGCGACAAGGTGACCGTCCGTCAGCTGCTGTACGGGCTGATGCTGCCGTCCGGCTGCGACGCCGCCTACGCGCTCGCCGACAAGTACGGCTCCGGCACGACCCGTGCGGCGCGCGTGAAGAACTTCATCGGCAAGATGAACACCAGCGCCAAGAACCTGGGCCTGAAGAACACCCACTTCGACTCCTTCGACGGCATCGGCAACGGCAAGAACTACTCGACGCCGCGCGACCTGACGAAGATCGCCAGCAGCGCGATGAAGAGCTCCACGTTCCGCACGATCGTCAAGACCAAGTCGTACACCGCCAAGACGCAGACCAAGTCGGGCGGCACCCGCACGATGGCGCCGTGGAAGAACACCAACGGGCTGCTCAGCAGCTACAGCGGGACCATCGGCGTGAAGACCGGCTCCGGTCCGGAGGCCAAGTACTGCCTGGTCTTCGCCGCGACCCGGCACGGCAAGACGGTCATCGGCACCGTCCTCGCCTCCTCCTCCATCCCCAACCGCGAGGCGGACGCGAAGAAGCTCCTCAACTACGGCTTCGCGCGCCTCGGCTGA
- a CDS encoding calcium-binding protein, producing the protein MPARPVRRRVLRAVPAVMLVLGTALAVPLTLAGAAGAATAPATAEVNEYDWQLTYQAAAGQANKATVTATLTADRTGITYLIDDVVPVEAGHGCGHPVAADRTKVSCTVTSVDSQDPYAALVMNLGDRNDTVAYNNGTDQIYSYAQISLGAGNDKATDSGRLDGAYVSGDAGDDTLSVGKEGLAWGGDGNDTINAAGGGNIAQGGKGDDTLHGGSGGQYLSGDDGKDTLTGGAGADSLYGGKGDDTLYGNSGNDTLYGNSGNDRLYGGAGRDTLSGGPGRNVVRQD; encoded by the coding sequence ATGCCCGCTCGTCCCGTCCGCCGCCGGGTGCTCCGCGCCGTCCCGGCGGTGATGCTGGTCCTCGGCACGGCACTGGCCGTCCCGCTCACCCTGGCCGGCGCCGCCGGCGCCGCCACGGCGCCGGCCACCGCCGAGGTCAACGAGTACGACTGGCAGCTCACCTACCAGGCCGCCGCCGGCCAGGCCAACAAGGCCACCGTCACCGCCACGCTCACCGCGGACCGTACGGGCATCACCTACCTGATCGACGACGTGGTGCCGGTCGAGGCGGGCCACGGCTGCGGCCATCCCGTCGCCGCGGACCGCACCAAGGTCTCCTGCACGGTCACCAGCGTGGACAGCCAGGACCCCTACGCCGCCCTGGTCATGAACCTCGGCGACCGCAACGACACGGTCGCCTACAACAACGGCACCGACCAGATCTACTCCTACGCCCAGATCTCGCTGGGCGCCGGCAACGACAAGGCGACCGACTCGGGCCGGCTCGACGGTGCCTACGTCTCGGGTGACGCGGGCGACGACACCCTCTCGGTCGGCAAGGAGGGCCTGGCCTGGGGCGGCGACGGCAACGACACGATCAACGCGGCCGGCGGCGGCAACATCGCGCAGGGCGGCAAGGGCGACGACACGCTGCACGGCGGCTCCGGGGGCCAGTACCTGTCCGGCGACGACGGCAAGGACACGCTCACCGGCGGGGCCGGTGCCGACAGCCTGTACGGCGGCAAGGGCGACGACACGCTGTACGGCAACAGCGGCAATGACACCCTCTACGGCAACAGCGGCAACGACCGGCTCTACGGCGGCGCGGGTCGCGACACCCTCTCCGGCGGCCCCGGCCGGAACGTGGTCCGCCAGGACTGA